The following DNA comes from Triticum aestivum cultivar Chinese Spring chromosome 3D, IWGSC CS RefSeq v2.1, whole genome shotgun sequence.
tgtgtcctcgggagcgcttttcctttatataagagtttgtccaggcttgtcctttgctacaaaaaggattgggtcaccttgctgcactttatttacttttgttacttgttgctctttacaaattatcttgtcaaaaaactatctgttacctataatttcagtgcttgcagagaacaccttgctgaaaaccgcttatcatttccttctgctccttgttgggttcgacactcttacttattgaaaggactacgatagatcccctatacttgtgggtcatcagggggcgcgcccacccccctgggcgcgccctccaccctcgtgggcccctcgtggctcccttgatgtatttctttcacctatatatacccatataccctaaaaccatcagggaacaaaatagatcgggagttccgccgccgcaagcctctgtagccaccaaaaaccaatcgggaccctgtttcggcaccctgccggaggggggatccctcaccggtggccatcttcatcatcccggcgctctccatgacgaggagggagtagctcaccctccgggctgagggcatgtaccagtagctatgtgtttgatctctctctctctcgtgttcttgaggtgataggatcttgatgtatcgcgagctttgctattatagttggatcttatgatgtttctccccctctactctcttgtaatggattgagttttccctttgaagttatcttatcggattgagtctttaaggatttgagaacacttgatgtatgtcttgctgtgcttatctgtggtgacaatgggatatcacgtgatccacttgatgtatgttttggtgatcaacttgcgggttccgcccatgaacctatgcataggggttggcacacgttttcgtcttgactctccggtagaaactttggggcactctttgaagtactttgtgttggttgaatagatgaatatgagattgtgtgatgcatattgtataatcatgcccacagatacttgaggtgacattggagtatctaggtgacattggggttttggttgatatgtgtcttaaggtgttattctagtatgaactcttgaatagatcgatccgaaagaataactttgaggtggttttgtaccctaccataatctcttcgtttgttctccgctattagtggctttggagtgactctttgttgcatgttgagggattgttatatgatctaattatgttattattgttgagagaacttgcactagtgaaagtatgaaccctaggccttgtttcctagcattgcaataccatttacgctcacttttatcactagttaccttgctgttttcatattttcatattacaaatacccatatctactatccattttgcacttgtatcaccatctcttcaccgaactactgcacctatgcaatttaccattgtattgggtgtgttggggacacaagagactctttgttatttggttgtagggttgtttgagagagaccatcttcatcctacgcctcccacggattgataaaccttaggtcatccacttgagggaaatttgctactgtcctgcaaacctctgcacttggaggcccaacaacgtctacaagaagaaggctgcgtagtagacatcaacgattTGACACTATTGCAGTtcatcgtcagttccagcccgttaacaaCCTGCTATGTCTTTGGGCTCATTTGTGGCCCGAtgttctttcggcctgttagaggcccattcCAGAGTTGGGCCAATTTTCAGCGTGGTGtgtcttttggccttttagcggctCATTCTGGAGTTGGGCCAATTTCCAGCatggtgtgtctttcggcctatTAACAGCCCACACCACAGTTGGGCCATTTATGGTCCAAACTGacttttggcctattaacggcccatgttCTCCATGGCACAATCCTAGCCCGATCtgacttttggcctgttaaaggcccgggTTGTATATTGGCCCACTTATGGCCCGATTAGCTTTCAACCTGTTAACGACCCGACATGAAAATGGGCGAAACATGAACCGAGGTATATTTCGGCATGCTAATGGCCCGTTGGCTCGTTTCCATTATTGCGTCCGAATCAAgttttcagcctgttaacgactCGTCAACTAATTGGGCCTACCTTACATTTGCGCCTGCAGTGTGGCTGCAGTGTGGGTCGGGAccaactagttgacgagcgctccttcgggagtctCGCAACGATCACTTGCGGATGGGCGGAGAGCGCGCCACTTGGCGCACTCTCAGCCGCCGtaacgtgtcgcgctctgggcgctcccttcatattttgtatttttttccacacacgttttcggcttttaaatgattttttctgatttttttgacattttggtttttcaccggtcttccttagcttttggacaAAAAAATGTCCCCAATTTTTTTCCttgagaaaacacgttttttctttcgtgaaagacacggttttgctttcgggagaggcatggccgtgcctctcggaaacgggaaaaaacatgttttatgtttttgtcttccgcgagagacacggttttCCTTCcaccagaggcacggttgtgctttcgcgagaggcacggctgtgcctctcggaaatgggaaaaaacgcgttttctattttttttctttcatgagaggcacggttttgcttccatcaaaggcatggttgtgctttcgcgagaggcacggccgtacctctcgaaaacaaaaaaaacatgttttctatttttttccttccgcgagaggtacgattgttctttcatgagaggcacagccgtgccgctcggaaacgaaaaaaaatcatgtctgtttttttcctttcgtgagaggcacggttttgcttctgcgagaggcacggccgtggcgcttttgaaaaggaaaaaaaatcatgctcccggtttgattttttgtatggtttttcataatttttttttatcaaaacctatcaacatgagatctagttttgaagatctcgacataAGGAATCAAACGATAAAAATGATTTGAGATTTGGActcacggtttaagagataaaacgttttgaataaacagatttacgaaaaaagagaaaactctCATGTTacgacaagtgacgcacatgcatCGCGCCATTTGTCGTAACATGAAAAGGTGAAAGTGATCTTTGCAAGGAATACTTAGTGATTTCGGTGTGGGCCTCCTTCCTTTAACTATGGAGACTAGGTGCTTGGGTTATCTATCTAGCCAGCCCATTTGAGCGATAGCAACAACCAAGCGAGCGACAGGGAGTAAGCGAACAGAACAACCCTTCTGCATTCACAAGCCTTTTTTCCTTCCTTTTATTGTTACTTCTTATTTCACTTTAACTTTTGAATAATATTTAAGTATTTAAAAAAAGTTACGACATATTTTAAAAAATTTAGCGTACTTTTAACAAATGGCCGCGCATCTTGAAAATGTTTATAAATTGATGGAATTTGAAACGGTGTTCATGTGTCttaaaatgttcatattttttaataaATATTAAGAAAATTTCCATGGGTTTTAAAATATTTTATGTAATTAAAAAATTCACATATTTTCAAAAATATCCATTCAATTTTTAAATGTTTACACTTCTTAGAAAAAAATCGCATTTGTTTTAAAAACCCTCATGCATTTGAGAGAAGGTTCACTCATTTTTCTCAAAATGTTCATACTTTTTGGAAAACACATTTCTAAAAGTGTTCATGTATTTCTGAAAACACATTCACACATTTTTTTTAAAATGCTCTAAAAATCGTTTGAGACTTTTaggaaatgttcatgtttttaaaatCATTTAATTTCTAGCAAGGGGtaaaaagaaaaatgagaaaaaTGAATAAGAAgattaaaaaggaaaaataaaaataaaatagaagtGAAAACAGAAGAAAAGGAACATGAACCGCAAAAAGAAAAGCGCAAAGACAGTGCTATCAACATTACACCAGCAAAAACCGGAACTATCCATGAAGAATCACGCAAAATCAAACACATTATCGATGCTTGGGCCACGGTCCATGCCCCGAGCGACGCGGTTGCTCGCGCGCTACTCGCCGATATGAGCAAGAAATAACATTTGCTCCCATACCAAATACGGCCACAAATCAGTATGCTCGTGTTTTTTTTctagtaatacgtgtctcattaatAACATAAAGATTCAGTTACAAGCCATGTAAACATCAATATTACAGGACTGAAAAGATAGAATAATCCTATGCAAAAAACCAGCGCGTGGCCCTCTCCACTAAGGAAAAGGAGACAGATCACCTCTTCACCCGAGCTCGATGCGCCTCCATCGTTGAtcagcagctttacggacctccaaagtagtttgTCTGATGCAAAACCATTGACATTGAAAGAATCGGACCGGGGCAACGTGTCCCCGGACACGCTATCGAACTCCAGAACTGACACCCCGCACGACTACGACGTCGGAGGAAACCAGAACTGTCAGCCTCCAACCACAAACTCAGCACAAGATGCACCATCTTCCAGCTGTCAGCTGCTCGTATTGACcatccaaaaaaagaaaagaaaaggtagGACATagaggtacacaagccttaatgtACATCGTCCTGACAACCCCGTAGAAAAAAAATATGTCTACTCGATCGACTTAAAATCACATTCCGACTAGGTAAACATAGCTGGGCGTGACAGAGCGCCGTCTCATATAGTGTTTTTTCAAAGGTAAAAGTTCTACAAACGTTTTTTTTTGGGCATCCGACCCTAAGGGtcagttcttttggtggcttaaAAAACAAGCCGCCTCCTCTTCAGCTTTTTTGATAAGCCGTCTTCCTTATTCATTGAGGCTTTTGAATTAGTTATGAAATTACTAATTTAGAAGTCTCAACAAATTTATaagcggcttattttttaagctgagaagaggcagcttattttttaagccaccCAAAAAAACTGGCCCTAAGTATGCATCGCTCCTACTTAGTTTTGAATTTAAGCAACAAAAACAATCGAATAAGCATAGTTAAACTAACGATGGTGCGCAATTGCACGGATGCGACGCCTCTGCCCCGAACATGCATGGGAGAGTCTAGAATGGATGAGAAGGCTGCGGATATAGTGGATCTCCATTAGAAATAGTGTACCCAGTACAATCATAAATGCTTCTATATTATAGTACGACATGACAGAATGTATATCTATAATCTACAATAAAATAAAGAGGaggtttttttaacacagtacacacgcaagcgctcatatacacgcgcatacactcgccCATATGAACACATgtgcacaccctatccctatgagcacctccgaaagaccgagccgacatatcatcttcaaatttacgaagtcaccgtaagcACCTCGTTGTCGAggggaacgtctcctctcactgaatgcgcatcgccggaaatgctgaaataaattcagaaataaatgcgagcaccagaactTGAACCCTGGTGAGATGGGGATACCACattccctctaaccatccaaccaaaaATTGGTTCGCAATAAAGAGGAGGTTGCATGGTCGACAACACTCGGATTCGCCAGATCAAATTCATCAAACGATTTACATTCAAAATTGTCCGTACGCTGCATAATGCTATAGATAGATACAGATATATCGAGTCAAGCTTTGAACCGAAGAAGGATCATCCTGGTCAGGCGGGGAGCGTGCCGCAGCCCTAACCCTGACCAGACCACGACCGAACCGACCCAAAACACCATTCATCGCACGCAAGCAACGGCGGTTTCGCCCCCTCGCTCCCCATTAATTGCGCCCCCATCCCTCCCTTCCCCTGCTCCGCCCTATCTCTCCCCATCTCTCTCTTCCTCTGCTTCGTCTCGCCCCAAGACTCTCCCCCACCTCCCTCCGTGTCCCTCAAGATTTCCCTCCCACCCGCGCCATATATACGCGGCCCCGACCCGAGCCATTCCAACGCCTGCCGCAGGGGTGGCATGCGCGCCACGTTCCTTGGGACTCGCCGGCCGGCCTTGAATTGATGGATCGtcgggcgcctccccctcctctttcctccttctccggcgcctCGAACCCCCGCTGCCGCTTCGATGCGGCGTGGAGGGCGCTCGGGCGCCGCGGCGCCGCGGCCGCGGCGGCCCTCGGGCGGGCGCTCGGCGCGCTGCTCGCCTTCGTCTTCGCCGTCGGTGCGTGCGTGCCCTGTTTTGGCTCCTTGCTCTTCCTTCTCGCTCAATGTTTTGTTACCTGTAGCATTGGCGTCTGATCACGAATTGAGTATTGGGTGGAGTGGAACGGCACCCTTGCCGGTCCAATTTTGGGTTCCTCTGCCATTCTTGCTTCCCGGCGGTCTGCTGGATTTGGCAGCAAAATTCAATCTTGTAGGCAGGAAATTTGGATCATTCTTTGCCACTTTGATCACGAGACATGCTAGGCTTATCTTTAAAACCTTCCGCTTCTCAATTCTATACAGGCAGGTTTAGGTCCATCACCGTGGCGTCCTCTGTTTTCGTCCTCTGTTTAATTGGCTGTTGTATTGCATATCTGCATTGCAATTGTTCCATTGAGTAGTTCATGTAGTGTGTAAATGATTGGTACAAATAACAATTTTATCTGAAAGTTCTCATCGTTGTAATCTTGTCTTTCAGTGGGTTCACTGGTCGGGATCTTCATCGGTGCCTTCATGGGGATGTCCACCGAAAGCGGCATGCTCCGGGGTGCCGGCGTGGGAGCGGTCTCCGGCGCGGTCTTTTCTATTGAGGCCGTTGAATCCTGCATCGAGATTTGGAGATCTAGCGAATCCGGAAAGTATAGCTTTCTCTTTGTGGTGAGTATGGAAGAATCATCTGTTGCCCTCTTTTCTTTATGTACTATCATCAAGAAAGGTGGAGGATCATTTTCGTGTACCTACCCAAGCACATACGTCACTACGATGCCGACTGGCAGGAATTATGAAATTTGCTAACTTAGGAAACCATGGAAACATTTGCTACAAGTAAATGTTTTCTCAAAAGGGAAACATATTGCATttcattagttttttttttgaaataaccaCATCATTTATTTGCATTTCATTAGTTGTTGCACTATGTTATGGACATTTTTGTGTGAGAATAGGTGAGGCAGCAATTCATAAGCAGAATTGGGTTTTACTTGTTCTGATTTTGTGTTTGGGTCTTTCAGCTAGACATCATCTCTAGCCTCTTCAGTGGACGAATTGTTTGGGAGAAGGTCAGTCCAGCACTCCAGCGTGCAGTGCAAAGTCAGGTATATAGCTCTTCATACAAGCTGGTTGTAAATCCATAATGATTGATTGTGTGATATCTGTGCTCTCTAATGCCTAAAATGGTAGGATACCTAGTAACCGTGGCAGATTCTAGGAGAAACAAATCTTATATTCATCTAATATAAGTAAAAGAGTGAAACACTTTCAAACCTACAATTTATGATGTAGCAGATTCTTAGCATTAAAATGGTTAGGTACATGGAAAATAACATTCTCCCACTCTCCTGCAAAGGAAGTTTCTAGTCATAGGAATATCTAGAACTAGATTGTGGGGCTAGAGAGACCAAAGCATTAAATGTCTTGTTTTGGCGTCTAAAGTGTGAAATTCTTCAGATATGTATGGGTGTTATTATCtcaataaaacaaataaaaactaTACTATATAGCAGCATAGATGGTAAATACTCAAGATAAGTAATCTATGGTATTAAATTGAGAGAAAGAAACCGTTATCCAAGATTAAACTTGTGAGTGATCATTTCACACCATCTGCTATTTAGGACCATAGAATGTTTCCTTCAGTGTACATACTCTATCTGATTCAATGTTTTTCTACCGCAGATGAGTTTAATGAGTACACCTTTCATTGACAACAATGACCTTTTCGAAACCGGCTGCACGGGTGGTATGTCAAGAGCCCTGATCAACAAGATCCCAGCAATCAGGTTGAGCGCTGCAACCGATTCTGATCAGGAAACCAATAAGAGCTGCTGTTCTGTATGCCTTCAGGTTAGTTACTGTTCTTGACATGCATTATTCTCAGACTCCAACTAAATAGAAGCCAAGAAAAATAGTTCCTCGTGCTGATGACATGCTAAACTACTGACCAGGATTTCGGATCGCGGCAATTTGTGAGAGCCTTGCCTCAGTGCCAGCACATTTTCCACGTGCGATGCATCGACGACTGGCTTCAGAGGAACGCCTCCTGCCCACTGTGCAGGGGTGGTGTTCACATAGACCACCTGTGTTTATAGTCGAATACCCGTGCTCGCGTTCTATAATCGTGAAATAGTCTTGTATACATAgaggttttctttctttctttcttttgccaGTCTGTGGAGTGGGGCAACGTTTCCGGCTGCACGTGTTCTTGTCATAGCAATAACGTGATATGTGGATTATCTAAATGGAAATCACTAACAAGCTACAGAATTATGGACCATGTTTTTTCTCTGCTGATAGCTACTGATACTGACTTTGTAAAGGTGAATTCGCTTGCAATCTTGTCAAGTGCTGCAAGTAGTGAGTCTTATACAGTGCAACTGAAGGTTGGTGTTAATTGTACTGTGCCGCCATTGTTTGGTCAGACAGCAAGTGTTTCAAATCAACAGCTGCCTGCTTGCGTCGTTGATTTTTAACGCACATACTTCTTGCCCAAGGTTGTAGTTTGTGCTTTGCAAGTTACCCTTGTGTTCTTTTGAAATTTTCAAACTAtttttttgaaggggaacaacCTTATAAGTTAGTATAATACAAATGATTCATGGCAGAAATAGAAACGGATCTGCCTATGTTCCTTTTTTTGTTTGAACAAATAAGTCCTAAATGTCTCAACTTACCAAAATACTCTACAGCTAAAATGATGCTAGTGGAGCTCCATTTCACGACTCACCGGGAGAAATCCCTAGCTTCGGTGGTCGGGCGGCTACGTCGTATCCTTCTTTGAGGCATCGCCTTGGAGAGTCAGCATTTTGCAATTTGCACGGATCTCTTCGTCGTCGGGGACAATGGacgtcggggcggcggctccgggtgGTTTCTGATTGTGCGTTGAGATGACGATCTCGGGAACAATGCGAGTGGCAGCTCTATGAGGTGGGGCTCTGGCTCGACATTGGTTGGGTGGCATTTTTGTTCCGCTTGGGCGGTAAGGATGTCGGCTCGGTCGATGCGCCTCAGAGGAGGCGGTCTGACTTTAcgtcggggcggcggcctcggataTGGTGCGATGTTCGTGGTCTGCGAGCGGTTGCCCTGAGCAGCGTGGGCTGCGGGCAGCTGGGTTGTGCGGCGTTGCTGCTCGAGGGGAGTGGtggtatgtcggggcggcggcccggAAGGCGGTGCCGGTTGATTGCGGTGGGCGCGACGGAGCggtggatgtcggggcggcggccccaagAGAATCACTGTGGCGACCAGACTTttgtggcaacgatgatggtgggagTGATGTTGGTGACGCGACAATGGttgcggtagtcggctcttctccgaCGTGTCCACGGTTTTGCCTCGGTTTGCTTGTTGTTGTGGAGTTGAAGCTGCGGCGGCGAGGCCCTGTGGTGTACGATGACTGGCTGTAGGTGGCCCATTCGGCGATCTTTCGTGGCGCCAGCCGTGTCTGATTTTGTTCTTCTGAGTTCTCCGTTAGAGCCGGAGCTACGTTGTCTGGCCGCAGGTCGACTTGTCGTCGATTAGGGTGGGCTTTGCCCTGTGTGTTTCAGCCTATGGGAGTGGGCTTGGCCCTTGTTGTTCCGGTTTTTGTCTGGTTTTccgtaattaactgggcaattctcttctgcttaattaatagatgaggcaatcttgacctccgtttcgaaaaaaaaagataCTAGTTGAAATAATGTGTTTGGGTAAATGTTTTGTTGTGCAATCGAGTATTAAAACGAGTCGGACCATGTTGCCCAATGAACATGAAGCTACTTAGTATTGGACCATTGGCCGGCTCCATATCCTTGAACATAACATAGGGGACAGCACGGACCAGGTCCGGGCCGGAGCGGTCTGGCCATTACCATCCTGATTGAAATGGGAAGAACTTCTTCATGATGTGACTGAGGGAAAAAAAACTGAGGCTGCTAGTTGCAATACATTTTGTGAGATAATACATGGTGGGAGCGGCGGCATTTTCCTTTCTTGGGAGCAAACGGAACCTCTCCATCATGCTGTTTATAGGGAGAAAAGTGACGTCCCTTCTCGCAGAAGATGCAACGCAACAGCGAAATTGATTGATGCTGCAAGATGGATACAGCCATCAAGGTTTTAATAACCATGTTTTATGGCTATTGATGGTAAGGTGACCAGTCGACATTGTCGTTACTTCGTGTCCAAGAGTTTAAACCATAAATCCTCTTATTCCATTCTCAATATGGACTACTAGTAGGACCCGGCTAGAATGTCTCACATACATAATTGCACACAGTACCCTACTCAGATGAGCCTCTTCTGGAGACTGGGCCGGCACATCATCTTGATATTGACGGAGTCACCATAGACACCTCCGTAATCGACGGGAACATACATAATTGTATTTCCGGTGTGAAAAATAAATGCATAATTGTTTCCTCAGTTCCAAGGTTTCCTTAAGATGCTCGCAAAGACGGAAACAAAAGATAGAGGGATTCAATGAACATGAGGGAGAGCTAGGTAAACACCAAAGCAAGAGAGCCACATAGCAGTGTGGTCTTGGTGCTCCAGGGAAAGGCGAATGAGAATGACACGCGGATCCTCCCGTGTCATTTCTCTAGATAAGCACACAACAAATCGATACACACCAGCGCCAAATCACACTAATCAAGAAGGAATTGAACTTGACAACGGTTGTTTGTGGCTAAAGTTAATGAGTTGTCTGGATACAAGAGGGATCAAGGATGAGAAGTCAGCAAGCATGGAGATGGGGAATCAGAAACAAGCAAAAGGAATGGGGAACTGAGTACATggatatgagagagagagagagaccctatTACTTGCCTACCGAGCGCGTACCCCCCCACCCACCCCGACTATGTGtatttgggccggcccatgagcTATTTGCGGTTTAGCtggtttttttcctttcttttttccaATCTtgttcttttctctcttttttcattttctttttatgttttcttttcttttcctttttttcatgtttgtttttctttttttatttcattgtattttatttccattttttaaatcatgaacattttatgaattttCAAATAATTTTTATAATCCTGAATATTTATCAAATTCCTGAACAATTTTGACGAATTCACGAACATTTAAAAagtcaacattttttaaattcgcGAACAATTTgttaaaattgtgaacatttttaatgaAACCCGTGAATATTGTTTTTTAATCGATGAATAT
Coding sequences within:
- the LOC123080165 gene encoding NEP1-interacting protein-like 1 gives rise to the protein MDRRAPPPPLSSFSGASNPRCRFDAAWRALGRRGAAAAAALGRALGALLAFVFAVVGSLVGIFIGAFMGMSTESGMLRGAGVGAVSGAVFSIEAVESCIEIWRSSESGKYSFLFVLDIISSLFSGRIVWEKVSPALQRAVQSQMSLMSTPFIDNNDLFETGCTGGMSRALINKIPAIRLSAATDSDQETNKSCCSVCLQDFGSRQFVRALPQCQHIFHVRCIDDWLQRNASCPLCRGGVHIDHLCL